A part of Bacillus rossius redtenbacheri isolate Brsri chromosome 1, Brsri_v3, whole genome shotgun sequence genomic DNA contains:
- the LOC134546261 gene encoding uncharacterized protein LOC134546261, with product MGEQAFNIKFVNEVEKHPELYNYKLKGYSKKDVTDKAWNDVAKEVQLTVNECKEKWKNLRSVFVRHIKPPPSGSSSKNKKPYYLSEAMKFTLPFIKTLGTPSGNLPEVINEQNLEHSSSDPTQNTEDVAAEEEEYISDNAILTTTPQLSLPSPMLPNTDFSQEHAHHSQQMTHDPFSNPKDNLSKRKKQTVTEVDKSFMEYMNAKKRKLESNSNDDRQVKKSFLLSLLPEIEPLTDAQMKSFRRRVLQLIDDITNPKDMHQHVPAYQQTPTYSYSVSTHSSLATDNASICSSPGNQTIPQKVQDTETQQYFEVIQETLQYEQEHNVM from the exons ATGGGCGAGCAGGcgtttaatatcaaatttgtaaACGAAGTTGAGAAACACCCAGAACTCTATAACTACAAGTTGAAAGGGTATTCAAAAAAGGATGTGACTGACAAAGCATGGAATGATGTCGCAAAAGAAGTGCAACTCACAG TTAACGAAtgcaaagaaaaatggaaaaatctccGTTCAGTTTTTGTCCGTCACATAAAGCCACCTCCAAGTGGTTCAAGTTCCAAAAATAAGAAACCATATTATCTATCGGAGGCAATGAAATTTACCCTACCATTCATAAAAACGCTTGGTACACCATCGGGGAATTTGCCAGAAGTCATCAATGAACAAAACCTGGAACACAGTTCATCTGACCCAACACAAAATACGGAAGACGTTGCGGCTGAAGAGGAGGAATATATCTCAGATAACGCAATACTAACTACAACACCACAACTTTCCCTTCCTTCACCTATGCTGCCAAATACTGACTTCTCGCAAGAACATGCTCATCATTCCCAACAAATGACTCATGATCCCTTTTCCAACCCAAAAGATAATTTATCAAAGCGTAAAAAGCAAACAGTGACGGAAGTGGACAAGTCCTTTATGGAATACATGAAtgcaaagaaaaggaaacttgaatcgAATTCAAACGATGATAGGCAAGTAAAAAAGTCGTTTCTTCTAAGCCTTTTACCAGAAATCGAACCTTTGACAGATGCACAAATGAAATCATTCCGACGTAGGGTTCTGCAGCTTATTGATGACATCACGAATCCAAAAGACATGCACCAACACGTACCAGCTTACCAACAGACCCCAACTTACTCCTACAGTGTTTCCACGCATTCATCGTTGGCTACAGATAATGCTTCAATTTGTTCGTCGCCTGGAAATCAAACTATTCCACAGAAAGTACAAGATACTGAAACGCAACAGTATTTTGAAGTCATCCAAGAGACTTTACAATATGAGCAGGAACATAATGTGATGTGA